One Roseimaritima multifibrata DNA window includes the following coding sequences:
- a CDS encoding dual specificity protein phosphatase family protein → MPIPKPLQRIYARSVFYPTLWWNMLNGRLLKRRQWSSRIDPSLIVGAFPFARDVPGMAAEGVTAVVNTCEEYAGPIAEYDKYGIEQLHIPTTDFTHPRLEDIEQAVDFIQSHAEQGGTTYVHCKAGRARSATVAICWLIKYRNLSPAQAQALLLSKRPHVNPRVEFRPVVAEFASKYRPS, encoded by the coding sequence ATGCCGATTCCTAAGCCCCTCCAGCGGATTTACGCTCGTTCAGTCTTCTACCCAACCCTGTGGTGGAACATGCTAAACGGCAGGCTGCTCAAACGACGCCAATGGTCCAGCAGGATCGATCCGAGCCTGATTGTGGGGGCCTTTCCGTTCGCCCGCGATGTCCCGGGGATGGCTGCCGAGGGAGTGACCGCGGTCGTCAATACGTGCGAAGAGTACGCCGGCCCGATCGCGGAATACGACAAATACGGGATCGAGCAACTGCATATCCCCACGACCGACTTCACCCACCCGCGGTTGGAAGATATCGAACAAGCCGTTGACTTCATTCAGTCGCATGCAGAGCAAGGGGGCACCACCTACGTTCACTGCAAAGCGGGCCGAGCACGTAGCGCAACGGTCGCAATCTGCTGGCTGATAAAATACCGAAACCTCTCTCCTGCTCAGGCTCAGGCCCTGCTTCTTAGCAAACGCCCCCACGTGAATCCGCGAGTCGAATTCCGTCCGGTGGTCGCCGAATTCGCCTCGAAATACCGCCCCTCTTAG